A genomic window from Pyxidicoccus trucidator includes:
- a CDS encoding acetolactate decarboxylase, producing the protein MRYGLLPSLVTAVFLLACRTGGPTTAPASPPASPTVHRASVNPPVEVHGALREMMHEGRTGAVVEVARATGSPDSLAVGALAGLAGEVTVLDGEAWLSYAEADGTARTVRTRAPSDSAALLVVGRLPEAQWVTLEEDLPLAALADHIAALARERGVDTSRPFPFSVEGPLQNLAWHVVDGRKLHGGPSSHQAHAAAGVQGQRASTTGVLVGFYSSQHHGIFTHHDSDTHVHVVLAEENASGHVDGVTVGRGARLRLPAPSAPAPR; encoded by the coding sequence ATGAGATACGGGCTCCTGCCCTCGTTGGTGACGGCGGTCTTCCTGCTGGCCTGCCGTACCGGAGGCCCAACCACCGCACCGGCCTCTCCCCCCGCGAGTCCCACGGTCCACCGCGCATCCGTGAATCCGCCGGTCGAGGTTCACGGCGCCCTGCGCGAGATGATGCATGAAGGACGCACAGGGGCCGTGGTGGAAGTCGCTCGCGCCACGGGCTCGCCAGACTCGCTCGCCGTGGGCGCGCTGGCGGGGCTCGCGGGAGAAGTCACGGTGCTCGACGGCGAGGCGTGGCTTTCCTACGCGGAGGCCGACGGGACGGCGCGCACGGTGCGCACCCGTGCTCCTTCCGACAGCGCCGCGCTGCTCGTGGTGGGACGCCTGCCGGAGGCGCAGTGGGTGACGCTCGAGGAGGATCTTCCCCTCGCCGCGCTGGCCGACCACATCGCCGCGCTCGCCCGGGAGCGAGGCGTGGACACCTCGCGCCCCTTCCCCTTCTCCGTGGAAGGGCCGCTCCAGAACCTGGCGTGGCATGTGGTGGATGGACGCAAGCTGCACGGCGGCCCGTCATCGCACCAGGCTCACGCCGCCGCCGGAGTGCAGGGCCAGCGCGCCAGCACCACCGGCGTGCTGGTGGGCTTCTACTCCTCCCAGCACCACGGCATCTTCACGCACCACGACAGCGACACCCACGTGCACGTCGTGCTCGCGGAGGAGAACGCCTCGGGACACGTCGATGGCGTCACCGTGGGACGGGGCGCAAGGCTGAGGCTGCCGGCGCCCTCGGCTCCCGCCCCTCGATGA
- a CDS encoding multicopper oxidase family protein, with amino-acid sequence MLATAGATLAGGALLLRGATAQAQSDVPGARKPREGSAADTGRRYARQDWQAPGVPGRDYRPVVVPNGTKLPWKAVDGVKVFHLVAEEVEHEFAPGLKAFCWGYNGQVHGPTIEVVEGDRVRFYVTNRLPAATTVHWHGILLPNGMDGVGGLNQKAIAPGETFRYEFTVRQSGMGMYHSHHDEMTQMALGMAGLFVIHPRRPVGPRIDRDFAILLHEWRIDVGTRRPNPNEMTDFNVLTMNAKAFPGTEPLVVRKGERVRIRLGNLSATDHHPIHLHGYQFRITETDGGRLAESAQWPETTVLVPVGSTRTIEFVADEPGDWAMHCHMTHHLMNQMGHEFPNMIGVKPGGLDAKVRTLLPGYMTMGQTGMGEMVDMGMAVPANSIPMMGGKGKHDTITMGGMFTVLKVRERLDGYGDPGWYENPPGTLAVAASTDELRRDGIDVSTTPAAEPGSPDGTRRG; translated from the coding sequence ATGCTGGCCACGGCGGGCGCCACGCTCGCGGGCGGTGCGCTGCTGCTCAGGGGCGCCACGGCCCAGGCGCAGTCGGACGTCCCGGGCGCTCGCAAGCCTCGCGAGGGCTCCGCGGCGGACACCGGCCGGCGGTATGCGCGACAGGACTGGCAGGCTCCGGGAGTGCCGGGCCGGGACTACCGGCCCGTCGTCGTGCCCAACGGCACGAAGCTGCCCTGGAAGGCGGTGGACGGCGTGAAGGTCTTCCATCTCGTGGCGGAGGAGGTGGAGCACGAGTTCGCTCCCGGCCTGAAGGCCTTCTGCTGGGGCTACAACGGGCAGGTGCACGGGCCCACCATCGAGGTGGTGGAGGGAGACCGGGTCCGCTTCTACGTCACCAACCGGCTGCCCGCGGCCACCACCGTGCACTGGCACGGCATCCTGCTGCCCAACGGCATGGACGGCGTGGGCGGCCTCAACCAGAAGGCCATCGCCCCGGGCGAGACGTTCCGCTACGAGTTCACCGTGCGCCAGTCGGGCATGGGCATGTACCACTCGCACCATGACGAGATGACGCAGATGGCGCTGGGCATGGCGGGGCTGTTCGTCATCCACCCGCGCCGGCCCGTGGGTCCTCGCATCGACCGGGACTTCGCCATCCTGCTGCACGAGTGGCGCATCGACGTCGGCACCCGGCGGCCGAACCCGAACGAGATGACGGACTTCAACGTGCTCACGATGAACGCGAAGGCCTTCCCGGGCACGGAGCCGCTCGTGGTGCGAAAGGGCGAGCGCGTGCGCATCCGCCTGGGCAACCTGTCCGCGACGGACCACCACCCCATCCACCTGCACGGCTACCAGTTCCGCATCACCGAGACGGACGGTGGCCGCCTCGCCGAGTCCGCGCAGTGGCCGGAGACGACGGTGCTGGTGCCCGTGGGCAGCACGCGCACCATCGAGTTCGTCGCGGACGAGCCCGGCGACTGGGCCATGCACTGCCACATGACGCACCACCTGATGAACCAGATGGGCCACGAGTTCCCCAACATGATTGGCGTGAAGCCGGGCGGGCTGGACGCGAAGGTGCGCACGCTGCTGCCGGGCTACATGACCATGGGCCAGACAGGCATGGGCGAGATGGTGGACATGGGCATGGCCGTCCCGGCCAACTCGATTCCCATGATGGGCGGCAAGGGCAAGCACGACACCATCACCATGGGTGGCATGTTCACCGTGCTCAAGGTGCGCGAGCGGTTGGACGGCTACGGGGACCCGGGCTGGTACGAGAATCCGCCCGGCACGCTCGCGGTGGCGGCGAGCACGGACGAGCTGCGCCGGGACGGCATCGACGTGAGTACGACACCGGCGGCCGAGCCCGGCTCACCGGATGGCACCCGGCGGGGGTGA
- a CDS encoding aromatic ring-hydroxylating oxygenase subunit alpha, whose protein sequence is MSSREEARTPGAPTGHVSVVHLPNAWFILCASRELGSKPLARTLQGTPLVLFRGEGGKPAALVDRCPHRNVPLSLGRVKEGQLQCGYHGWRFDGAGQCRAIPGFLGEPGARARCASAHATREQDGFVWVYSTPGVEPTTEPYRFPLLEAREYTTVRRILRAPGSLHSTLENTLDVPHTAYLHGGLFRTEEKRNEIEVVVRRSADKVEAEYIGEPRPSGIVGKLLAPGGGVVQHFDRFLMPSIAQVEYRIGEGSHIMVTSAMTPVSEWDTLVYAVVTFRLPLPRWLTRAVLPLAMPVALHIFSQDVRILKLQTETIRRFGTETYASTEIDVLGPGILRLLRAAEKEKPGAVGDAVHETRLKMRT, encoded by the coding sequence ATGAGCTCCCGCGAGGAGGCGCGCACCCCCGGTGCGCCCACAGGTCACGTCTCCGTCGTCCACCTGCCGAATGCCTGGTTCATTCTCTGCGCCTCGCGCGAGCTGGGCAGCAAGCCGCTGGCGCGGACGCTCCAGGGCACGCCCCTGGTGCTCTTCCGGGGCGAGGGTGGCAAGCCCGCGGCCCTGGTGGACCGCTGCCCGCACCGCAACGTGCCGCTGTCCCTGGGCCGCGTGAAGGAAGGCCAGCTCCAGTGCGGCTACCACGGCTGGCGCTTCGACGGAGCGGGGCAGTGCCGCGCCATTCCCGGCTTCCTCGGCGAGCCCGGCGCGCGCGCCCGCTGCGCCAGCGCCCACGCCACCCGCGAGCAGGACGGCTTCGTCTGGGTCTACTCCACGCCCGGCGTCGAGCCGACGACGGAGCCCTACCGCTTCCCGCTGCTGGAGGCGCGCGAGTACACCACCGTGCGCCGCATCCTCCGCGCTCCCGGCTCGCTGCACTCCACGCTGGAGAACACGCTGGATGTGCCGCACACCGCGTACCTCCACGGCGGCCTGTTCCGCACCGAGGAGAAGCGCAACGAAATCGAAGTGGTGGTGCGCAGGAGCGCCGACAAGGTAGAGGCCGAGTACATCGGCGAGCCGCGCCCCAGCGGCATCGTGGGCAAGCTGCTGGCGCCTGGCGGCGGCGTGGTGCAGCACTTCGACCGCTTCCTCATGCCCTCCATCGCCCAGGTGGAGTACCGCATCGGCGAGGGCAGCCACATCATGGTCACCTCGGCGATGACGCCGGTGTCCGAGTGGGACACCCTGGTGTACGCGGTGGTGACGTTCCGCCTGCCGCTGCCGCGCTGGCTGACGCGCGCCGTGCTGCCGCTGGCCATGCCCGTGGCGCTCCACATCTTCAGCCAGGACGTGCGCATCCTGAAGCTCCAGACGGAGACCATCCGCCGCTTCGGAACGGAGACGTACGCGTCCACCGAGATTGACGTGCTCGGGCCCGGCATCCTCCGCCTGCTGCGCGCCGCGGAGAAGGAGAAGCCCGGCGCAGTCGGAGACGCCGTCCACGAGACGCGGCTGAAGATGCGCACCTGA
- a CDS encoding TolC family protein, which produces MSARGLLCLGLLASGCASIQKERGHAEVAALVEERLGRKTRWNQGTPEDAEVARHLDTLLMEDLTSDRAVEVALLNNPSLQSTYEDLGVSQADMVQAGLISNPSLSGSIGFPIAGVGVSEHEFSLVQEFMDIFTLPLRKRVATEQFMADTLRVAHEALATAAEVRKTYSEVQARQQLVELRRMVLTAAEAAADLATRQREAGNITELDLASERASAEEARLDLAQEELSLVEDREHLNRLLGLWGPRTQWKVSEQLPALPSQEASLERLESLAIRQRLDIDAARKQASLLWNALELARSTRYFGRVEVGVHTHRDADGPRLFGPTLTLELPIFDQRQALIAKLEAQHRQGERRLMELSINARSEVRAARARLLSLRMMAERYQRVVLPLREKVVEQAQLQYNGMQLGLYALLAAKREQVEAYRSYIEAVRDYWMARAELERLVGGRLPGQTTQPSPPETQPDHGQPRDGGTETPHEHGPQ; this is translated from the coding sequence GTGAGCGCACGCGGACTCCTCTGCCTGGGACTGCTCGCGAGCGGCTGTGCGTCCATCCAGAAGGAGCGCGGCCATGCCGAAGTGGCGGCACTCGTCGAGGAACGGCTCGGCCGGAAGACGCGCTGGAACCAGGGGACGCCCGAGGATGCCGAGGTCGCCCGGCATCTCGATACGCTCCTCATGGAGGACCTCACCTCGGACCGAGCGGTGGAGGTGGCGTTGCTCAACAACCCCTCTCTTCAGTCCACGTACGAGGACCTGGGCGTGTCCCAGGCTGACATGGTGCAAGCGGGGCTGATCAGCAATCCGTCCCTCAGCGGAAGCATCGGCTTCCCCATCGCCGGAGTCGGCGTCTCAGAGCACGAGTTCTCCCTGGTGCAGGAGTTCATGGATATCTTCACCCTGCCCCTGCGCAAGCGCGTGGCCACTGAGCAGTTCATGGCCGACACCCTGCGCGTGGCGCACGAGGCCCTCGCCACCGCGGCCGAGGTGCGCAAGACGTACAGCGAGGTGCAGGCGCGCCAGCAGCTCGTGGAGCTGCGCCGCATGGTGCTGACGGCGGCGGAGGCGGCGGCCGACCTCGCGACCCGGCAACGCGAAGCGGGCAACATCACCGAGCTGGACCTGGCCAGCGAGCGCGCCAGCGCCGAGGAAGCCCGGCTCGACCTGGCACAGGAGGAGCTGTCGCTGGTGGAGGACCGGGAGCACCTCAACCGCTTGCTGGGACTCTGGGGACCACGCACTCAGTGGAAGGTCTCCGAGCAGCTTCCGGCACTGCCTTCCCAGGAGGCCTCGCTGGAGCGGCTGGAGTCACTCGCCATCCGGCAGCGCCTGGACATCGACGCGGCGCGGAAGCAGGCCTCGCTCTTGTGGAACGCGCTGGAGCTGGCGCGGAGCACGCGCTACTTCGGGCGCGTCGAGGTGGGGGTCCACACGCACCGGGACGCGGACGGGCCTCGCCTCTTCGGGCCCACCCTGACGCTGGAGCTGCCCATCTTCGACCAGCGCCAGGCCCTCATCGCCAAACTGGAGGCCCAGCACCGCCAGGGCGAGCGGCGGCTCATGGAGCTGTCCATCAATGCCCGCTCGGAGGTCCGCGCTGCGCGCGCCCGGCTGCTGTCCCTGCGCATGATGGCCGAGCGCTACCAACGGGTGGTGCTGCCCCTGCGCGAGAAGGTCGTCGAGCAGGCCCAGCTCCAGTACAACGGCATGCAGCTTGGCCTCTACGCACTGCTCGCCGCGAAGCGGGAGCAGGTGGAGGCCTACCGCTCCTACATCGAAGCCGTGCGCGACTACTGGATGGCGCGCGCCGAGCTGGAGCGACTCGTGGGGGGACGCCTTCCCGGACAGACGACGCAGCCCTCACCACCCGAGACACAGCCCGACCACGGCCAGCCCCGTGACGGCGGCACGGAGACTCCCCATGAGCATGGACCCCAGTGA
- a CDS encoding heavy metal translocating P-type ATPase, with translation MSHPHSHPHRHAHSGHTPPPPTSEEAHAIDPVCGMKVDPHAPKGGSLEHEGRRYFFCNPKCRERFRADPARFLSPLPTEPEPPPAPGTMYVCPMDPEVRQDHPGACPKCGMALEPESPPVLEARVEYVCPMHPEVVRDGPGSCPICGMALEPRTVLPEEAPDPELQSMRLRFRVGLGLTAPLLVLAMSDMIPGQPVQHAVPASVMAWAQLVLATPVVLWGGWPFFQRGWASVRNRHLNMFTLIALGTGAAYLFSVFATLFPSALPHGLRTGHGGSAPLYFEAAAVIVTLVALGQVLELRARHATSGALRALLSLAPAVARRLREDGHEEDVPLTLVHVGDRLRVRPGEKVPVDGVVLEGASAVDESMVTGESLPVEKVPDDKVTGGTVNGTGSLVMRAERVGKDTLLSRIVQRVGEAQRTRAPIQRLVDKVAAVFVPVVIAVAVVTAVVWGVWGPEPRLAHALVNAVAVLIIACPCALGLATPMSVMVGTGRGAQAGVLIRDAAALERLEAVDTLVVDKTGTLTEGKPRLVSVVPALGFDEARLLRLAASLERGSEHPLAAAIVGGAKERGVSLTTVEDFRSHTGQGVTGRVDGAEVALGNVALMTARGVDAGVLAPRAGTLGAEGAPVAPGTHGPTAERELGALAEALRAEGQTVVLVAADGRLVGLLGVEDPVKASTPEALELLRHEGLRVVMLTGDSRTTAEAVARRLGITEVIAGVLPDAKGDAVRKLQREGRVVAMAGDGVNDAPALAQADVGIAMGTGTDIAMESAGVTLVKGDLRAIARARRLSQGTLSNIRQNLFFAFIYNLLGVPLAAGVLYPFFGLLLSPIFASAAMSLSSVSVIVNALRLRKLEL, from the coding sequence ATGTCCCACCCCCATTCGCACCCTCATCGGCACGCACACTCAGGGCACACGCCGCCTCCCCCCACGAGCGAGGAGGCGCACGCCATCGACCCGGTCTGCGGGATGAAGGTGGACCCGCACGCTCCCAAGGGCGGCAGCCTGGAGCACGAGGGCCGCCGCTACTTCTTCTGCAACCCGAAGTGCCGCGAGCGCTTTCGCGCCGACCCGGCGCGCTTCCTCTCGCCCTTACCCACCGAGCCCGAGCCGCCCCCGGCGCCAGGGACGATGTACGTGTGCCCCATGGACCCGGAGGTCCGCCAGGACCACCCGGGCGCGTGCCCCAAGTGCGGCATGGCGCTGGAGCCCGAGTCCCCACCCGTGCTGGAGGCCCGCGTCGAGTACGTGTGCCCCATGCACCCGGAGGTGGTGCGGGACGGGCCGGGGAGCTGCCCCATCTGTGGCATGGCGCTGGAGCCGCGCACGGTGCTGCCCGAGGAAGCGCCGGACCCAGAGCTGCAGTCCATGCGGCTGCGCTTCCGCGTGGGGCTGGGGCTCACCGCGCCGCTGCTCGTGCTCGCCATGTCGGACATGATTCCGGGCCAGCCCGTGCAGCACGCGGTGCCCGCGTCCGTGATGGCGTGGGCGCAGCTCGTGCTGGCCACTCCGGTGGTGCTCTGGGGCGGCTGGCCCTTCTTCCAGCGGGGCTGGGCATCGGTGCGCAACCGGCACCTCAACATGTTCACCCTCATCGCGCTGGGCACCGGCGCGGCGTACCTCTTCAGCGTCTTCGCCACGCTGTTCCCCTCGGCGCTGCCGCACGGTCTGCGCACCGGGCACGGGGGCTCGGCGCCGCTGTACTTCGAGGCCGCCGCCGTCATCGTCACGCTGGTGGCGCTGGGGCAGGTGCTGGAGCTGCGCGCCCGGCATGCGACATCTGGCGCCCTGCGCGCGCTGCTGAGTCTCGCGCCGGCCGTGGCGCGGCGGCTTCGCGAGGACGGGCACGAGGAGGATGTGCCGCTCACGCTCGTCCATGTTGGTGACAGGCTGCGCGTGCGGCCCGGCGAGAAGGTGCCGGTGGACGGCGTGGTGCTGGAGGGGGCCAGCGCGGTGGACGAGTCCATGGTGACGGGCGAGTCCCTGCCGGTGGAGAAGGTGCCGGACGACAAGGTGACGGGCGGCACGGTGAATGGCACCGGCTCGCTGGTGATGCGCGCGGAGCGGGTGGGGAAGGACACGCTGCTGTCTCGCATCGTCCAGCGGGTGGGCGAGGCGCAGCGCACCCGCGCGCCGATTCAGCGACTGGTGGACAAGGTGGCGGCCGTCTTCGTGCCGGTGGTCATCGCGGTGGCGGTGGTGACGGCGGTGGTGTGGGGCGTGTGGGGCCCGGAGCCGAGGCTGGCGCACGCGCTGGTCAACGCGGTGGCGGTGCTCATCATCGCCTGCCCGTGCGCACTGGGCCTGGCCACACCCATGTCCGTCATGGTGGGCACGGGGCGGGGCGCGCAGGCAGGCGTGCTCATCCGCGACGCGGCGGCGCTGGAGCGACTGGAGGCGGTGGACACGCTGGTGGTGGACAAGACGGGCACGCTCACCGAGGGCAAGCCGCGCCTCGTGTCGGTGGTGCCGGCGCTGGGCTTCGATGAGGCACGTCTCCTGAGGTTGGCGGCGAGCCTGGAGCGCGGCAGCGAGCACCCTCTGGCCGCGGCCATCGTCGGCGGTGCGAAGGAGCGGGGCGTGTCGCTGACCACGGTGGAGGACTTCCGCTCGCACACCGGCCAGGGCGTCACCGGCCGCGTGGACGGGGCCGAGGTGGCGCTGGGCAACGTGGCGCTGATGACGGCGCGGGGCGTGGACGCGGGCGTCCTGGCTCCACGGGCCGGTACCCTAGGGGCGGAGGGAGCCCCGGTGGCGCCAGGAACCCACGGGCCGACGGCGGAGCGGGAGCTGGGTGCGCTCGCCGAGGCTCTGCGCGCGGAGGGACAGACAGTGGTGCTGGTGGCGGCGGACGGGCGGCTCGTGGGACTGCTCGGCGTGGAGGACCCGGTGAAGGCGTCCACGCCGGAGGCGCTGGAGTTGCTGCGTCACGAGGGACTGCGCGTGGTGATGCTCACCGGCGACAGCCGCACCACGGCGGAGGCGGTGGCGCGGCGGCTCGGAATCACCGAGGTCATCGCCGGGGTGCTGCCGGACGCGAAGGGCGACGCGGTGCGGAAGCTCCAGCGGGAGGGGCGCGTGGTGGCCATGGCGGGCGACGGCGTCAACGATGCGCCGGCGCTGGCGCAGGCGGACGTGGGCATCGCCATGGGCACGGGCACGGACATCGCGATGGAGAGCGCGGGCGTCACGCTGGTGAAGGGCGACCTGCGGGCTATCGCCCGGGCGCGGCGGCTGAGCCAGGGGACGCTGAGCAACATCCGGCAGAACCTCTTCTTCGCCTTCATCTACAACCTGCTGGGTGTGCCGCTGGCGGCGGGCGTCCTGTACCCCTTCTTCGGCCTGCTGCTCAGCCCCATCTTCGCCAGCGCGGCGATGAGCCTCTCGTCGGTGTCGGTCATCGTCAACGCGCTCCGACTGCGAAAGCTGGAGCTGTAG